A stretch of Onychomys torridus chromosome 2, mOncTor1.1, whole genome shotgun sequence DNA encodes these proteins:
- the Gja4 gene encoding gap junction alpha-4 protein — translation MGDWGFLEKLLDQVQEHSTVVGKIWLTVLFIFRILILGLAGESVWGDEQSDFECNTAQPGCTNVCYDQAFPISHIRYWVLQFLFVSTPTLIYLGHVIYLSRREERLRQREGELRALPSKDLQVERALAAIEHQMAKISVAEDGRLRIRGALMGTYVVSVLCKSVLEAGFLYGQWRLYGWTMEPVFVCQRAPCPHLVNCYVSRPTEKTIFIIFMLVVGVISLVLNLLELAHLLCRCVSRGIKARKDHGTPPAQGGASDPYPEQVFFYLPMGEGPSSPPCPTYNGLSSTEQNWANLTTEERLTSSRPPPFENPAPQGGRKPPSRPSSSASKKQYV, via the coding sequence ATGGGTGACTGGGGCTTCCTGGAGAAGCTGCTAGACCAGGTCCAGGAGCACTCGACTGTGGTGGGCAAGATCTGGCTGACTGTGCTCTTCATCTTCCGCATCCTGATCCTGGGCCTCGCTGGCGAGTCGGTGTGGGGTGATGAGCAGTCTGATTTTGAGTGTAACACAGCCCAGCCAGGCTGCACCAACGTCTGCTATGACCAGGCTTTCCCCATCTCCCACATCCGATACTGGGTGCTGCAATTCCTCTTTGTCAGCACGCCCACCCTGATCTACCTGGGCCACGTCATTTACCTGTCTCGGCGGGAAGAGCgattgaggcagagagagggagagctcCGGGCGCTGCCGTCCAAGGACCTACAAGTGGAGCGGGCCCTGGCTGCCATAGAACACCAGATGGCCAAGATCTCAGTGGCAGAAGACGGCCGTCTTCGGATTCGTGGGGCACTCATGGGTACCTATGTGGTCAGTGTGCTATGCAAAAGTGTGCTGGAGGCGGGCTTCCTCTATGGCCAGTGGCGCCTCTACGGCTGGACCATGGAGCCCGTGTTTGTGTGCCAGCGTGCGCCCTGCCCCCACCTCGTGAACTGCTATGTCTCCCGACCCACAGAGAAGAccatcttcatcatcttcatgCTGGTGGTGGGAGTCATTTCCCTGGTACTCAACCTGCTGGAGCTGGCACACCTGCTGTGCCGGTGTGTCAGCCGGGGGATAAAGGCACGCAAGGACCACGGCACACCCCCAGCCCAGGGTGGCGCTTCAGACCCTTACCCTGAACAGGTTTTTTTCTACCTCCCCATGGGCGAGGGACCCTCGTCCCCACCGTgccccacctacaatgggctcTCATCCACCGAGCAAAACTGGGCCAACTTGACCACCGAGGAGAGGCTGACCTCTTCCAGGCCTCCTCCCTTCGAAAATCCAGCCCCTCAGGGTGGCCGGAAGCCACCTAGTCGTCCCAGCAGCTCTGCATCTAAGAAGCAGTATGTGTAG